In Streptomyces violaceusniger Tu 4113, one DNA window encodes the following:
- a CDS encoding LysR family transcriptional regulator yields the protein MDVHGRDLRYFAAVAEELNFTRAAERLFVSQPALSKQIRMLEKQVGARLFHRDRRVVRLTVVGEALLPHARGMLAAWGAAEAAVEEARAAELHTLVIGMSTSPGRGLLPALRTRLVSRFPHARPVLRQVNWADPSAGLADGSSDVAFVWLPLPDGDRYRYAVVAREPRLVALPRGHPLAARAAADSQGAVDFTDLLDEPILALPSEAGPLRDYWLALDARGDRAPRIGGVVGSAEETHEAVANGQGVALLATGNAPLVVRDGVIAVPVRGISPSQLAVAARRVDERPLVLAYLAAAAKVGAGPS from the coding sequence ATGGACGTCCATGGGCGCGATCTGCGCTACTTCGCCGCGGTCGCGGAGGAGTTGAACTTCACACGGGCCGCCGAGCGGCTGTTCGTCTCCCAGCCCGCGCTGAGCAAGCAGATACGGATGCTGGAGAAGCAGGTCGGCGCGCGTTTGTTCCACCGGGACCGGCGGGTGGTGCGGCTGACGGTGGTGGGGGAAGCCCTGCTGCCGCACGCCCGCGGGATGCTGGCCGCCTGGGGGGCCGCCGAGGCGGCGGTGGAGGAGGCGAGGGCCGCCGAGCTGCACACTCTGGTGATCGGCATGTCCACTAGTCCGGGCCGCGGGCTTCTGCCCGCCTTGCGGACCCGGCTGGTCTCCCGGTTTCCGCATGCACGGCCCGTCCTGCGGCAGGTCAACTGGGCTGATCCCAGTGCCGGGCTGGCGGACGGGTCCAGCGATGTCGCTTTCGTCTGGCTGCCGCTGCCGGACGGCGACCGCTACCGGTATGCGGTGGTGGCCCGGGAGCCACGTCTTGTGGCACTGCCGCGGGGGCACCCCCTGGCGGCGCGGGCCGCGGCCGATAGCCAGGGGGCGGTGGACTTCACCGATCTCCTGGACGAGCCGATACTCGCCCTGCCTTCCGAGGCTGGTCCGCTGCGGGACTACTGGTTGGCCCTGGACGCCCGGGGCGATCGCGCGCCACGGATAGGCGGGGTGGTGGGCAGTGCCGAGGAGACCCATGAGGCGGTCGCCAACGGCCAGGGCGTGGCACTGCTGGCCACCGGCAACGCCCCGCTGGTCGTCCGGGACGGGGTGATCGCCGTGCCAGTGCGGGGCATCTCCCCCTCCCAGCTGGCGGTAGCCGCCCGCCGGGTGGACGAGCGGCCCTTGGTGCTGGCCTATCTGGCGGCGGCGGCAAAGGTGGGAGCCGGACCCTCCTGA